In Halorhabdus rudnickae, the following proteins share a genomic window:
- a CDS encoding O-acetylhomoserine aminocarboxypropyltransferase/cysteine synthase family protein, which translates to MSEQEPSHFGTRCLHAGQSPDPETGAVAPAIHQTTSYAFEDADRAADLYALEAEGNIYSRFDNPTVRTLERRLASLEEGVDAVATASGMAALDATTTVLASAGDNIVSASSIYGGTHSYLTTTARDRGIEAQFVDTLEYEAYAEAIDENTAYVHLETIGNPSLVTPDLERVADVAHEHGAPLVVDNTFATPYLCNPIEHGADVVWESTTKWIHGSGTTIGGVVVDGGSFPWTEYSEKYPALGDSVGALDGDSFADRFGDRAFAVATRQRAVRNVGDGQKPFDAWTTLQGSETLSLRMERHCENATRVAEFLAEHSAVEWVSYPGLESHETHENASEYLDGGYGGMVTFGLSGGFEAGQRLCEETDLAQFLANVGDAKTLVIHPASTTHAKLSPEEQRASGVAPDMIRLSVGIEDVRDIIADLEDGIELAT; encoded by the coding sequence ATGAGCGAGCAGGAGCCTTCGCATTTCGGAACTCGGTGTCTCCACGCCGGCCAATCGCCCGATCCCGAGACCGGCGCGGTCGCACCGGCGATCCACCAGACCACCTCCTACGCCTTCGAGGACGCCGACCGGGCCGCTGATCTCTACGCCCTGGAGGCCGAGGGGAACATCTACAGTCGCTTCGACAATCCGACCGTGCGGACCTTAGAGCGGCGACTCGCGTCCCTAGAGGAAGGCGTCGACGCCGTCGCGACGGCCTCGGGGATGGCCGCTCTGGACGCGACGACGACCGTCCTCGCGAGCGCGGGAGACAACATCGTCTCGGCCTCCTCGATCTATGGGGGCACCCACTCCTATCTGACGACGACCGCCCGCGATCGCGGCATCGAGGCACAGTTCGTCGACACACTCGAGTATGAGGCCTACGCCGAAGCCATCGACGAGAATACCGCGTACGTCCACCTTGAGACGATCGGCAACCCATCGCTGGTGACGCCCGACCTCGAACGGGTCGCGGACGTCGCCCACGAGCACGGCGCGCCGCTGGTCGTGGACAACACCTTCGCGACGCCGTATCTCTGTAATCCGATCGAACACGGTGCGGACGTGGTCTGGGAGTCGACGACGAAGTGGATCCACGGCTCCGGGACGACAATCGGCGGCGTCGTGGTTGACGGCGGGAGCTTCCCCTGGACGGAGTACTCCGAAAAGTACCCCGCGCTGGGAGACAGTGTTGGCGCGCTCGATGGCGACAGTTTCGCCGATCGCTTCGGTGACCGAGCGTTTGCCGTGGCAACTCGCCAGCGGGCCGTCCGGAACGTCGGCGACGGCCAGAAGCCCTTCGACGCCTGGACGACGCTGCAGGGCTCGGAAACCCTTTCGCTCAGGATGGAACGCCACTGCGAGAACGCCACGCGAGTCGCAGAGTTCCTCGCCGAACACTCCGCGGTCGAATGGGTGTCCTATCCAGGACTCGAAAGCCACGAAACCCACGAAAACGCGAGCGAGTACCTCGACGGTGGATACGGCGGGATGGTGACGTTCGGCCTCTCTGGGGGCTTCGAGGCCGGCCAGCGACTCTGTGAGGAGACAGACCTCGCGCAGTTCCTCGCGAACGTCGGCGACGCCAAGACGCTGGTCATCCATCCCGCCTCGACGACCCACGCGAAACTTTCGCCCGAGGAACAGCGCGCCAGCGGCGTCGCGCCGGACATGATACGGCTGTCGGTCGGGATCGAAGACGTCAGAGACATCATTGCGGACCTCGAAGACGGGATCGAATTAGCCACATGA